In the genome of Candidatus Lokiarchaeota archaeon, the window TGGCAAAAACGCCCGAAGAAGCCAAGAAAAGGGCTTCAGAGATAGGCAAGCCAGTTGTAGTTAAAGCACAGGTTCTTTCAGGTAAAAGAGGAAAAGCAGGGGGCATCAAGTTCGCAGACACTCCCGAAGAGGTTGAAAAACTGGCAGAAGAGATTCTTGCCATGCGAATCAATGATCTCCCCGTGGAGGCAGTGCTGGTAGAGGAGAAGCTCGATATCAAGCAAGAAATCTACGCAGGGGTAACAATTGATAGAAACAGGCGGCAGTATGTCTGCATTGGCAGTTCTTCAGGGGGTATGTCAATTGAAGAACTAGCTGAAGAAAGCCCTGAGAAAATTGTTAAGACCCATATCAATCCACATCTAGGTCTTCAACCTTTTGAGGCGCGACAATTGGCAGTCAGAATGGGATTCAAGGGAAAACAAATCCACAAACTCGCCTCGTTCTTCATGAAGCTCTGGAAAATCGTGGAAGCGTATGATGTAGAACTAACTGAAATCAATCCACTAATACTCACCCAACAAGGTGAATTCATTGCTGCAGATGCAAGACTGAATATTGACAATAATGCCTTATACAGGCATCAAGAACTCATAGAAAGTTTGGACCGAGCCCCTTTGGAAGAAAACGAGAGAGAAAGACGCGCAAGGG includes:
- the sucC gene encoding ADP-forming succinate--CoA ligase subunit beta; translated protein: MKLFESEAKEIFRDFNMPTPSSGLAKTPEEAKKRASEIGKPVVVKAQVLSGKRGKAGGIKFADTPEEVEKLAEEILAMRINDLPVEAVLVEEKLDIKQEIYAGVTIDRNRRQYVCIGSSSGGMSIEELAEESPEKIVKTHINPHLGLQPFEARQLAVRMGFKGKQIHKLASFFMKLWKIVEAYDVELTEINPLILTQQGEFIAADARLNIDNNALYRHQELIESLDRAPLEENERERRARENDMAYVELDGNIACICNGAGLTMATLDAVALYGGKASTFLDLGGGADAERVEKGIEVALMFDQVEAILVNIMGGITRCDEVAKGIVGAREDKGIDVPMVIRMVGTNEKEGQEILEKAGIPFLQTMEDAAQKVVELVEEAE